One stretch of Novosphingobium pentaromativorans US6-1 DNA includes these proteins:
- a CDS encoding class I adenylate-forming enzyme family protein produces the protein MADETAKEPRASGPDALATYRAIAAELTAPGAPFAIVQPGLAATRRMMGTHSSFYDIIEQSCAQNADFTLLDFEGDRRSYGKVDDDSRRIAAALRDVFGIAKGDVVGLVMRNCPHWFSTFFAIQRIGAVAALLNSRNKGPDIAAAAQDVGARLIVADERCAGRLEGKTGTPVIGPDVLDTYRAGYAPDPADTRAAEDEPAMVLFTSGTTGRAKGATISHRNLCTCARQLAYMNELGLTIAARNRGIPLDVIKQHTPRHAPLLIVPMFHISGITQMITTLQDGGLLAGMRRWDPANAMDLIERAKVTQVSGPSLVMADLLALPRAKERMASVSSLVVSGQASPIALTERMRRDFPRASQAAGWGMTELTGTAASCSGAVFAEHPGKVGVPLPLAEIAIRAPDGSDRPVGEVGEIAVRGPTVMTGYWGLPEANEASFDGEWFLTGDLGMFDGSGLLSIVDRAKDMVISAGENIYCAEVERVLAMIEDHQEVALFGVADERLGERAIAAMVFAPDCPEGPGLDAIRAHASAHLADYKVPTEIVFDLGPLPRNSTGKVDKAALRKRYEARARTPAA, from the coding sequence ATGGCAGACGAAACAGCAAAGGAACCGCGCGCGTCGGGGCCTGATGCGCTGGCCACCTATCGCGCCATCGCCGCCGAACTGACCGCGCCGGGCGCGCCCTTCGCGATCGTCCAGCCGGGCCTTGCCGCAACGCGCCGGATGATGGGCACGCATTCGAGCTTCTACGACATCATCGAGCAAAGCTGCGCACAAAACGCCGATTTCACCTTGCTCGATTTCGAAGGCGATCGACGCAGCTATGGCAAGGTCGACGACGATTCTCGGCGGATCGCTGCGGCCCTGAGGGATGTCTTCGGGATTGCGAAGGGCGATGTCGTCGGGCTGGTCATGCGCAATTGCCCGCATTGGTTTTCCACCTTTTTCGCGATCCAGCGGATCGGCGCGGTCGCTGCGCTGCTGAACAGCCGCAACAAGGGTCCCGACATCGCCGCTGCCGCCCAGGATGTGGGCGCAAGGTTGATCGTTGCCGACGAACGCTGCGCCGGACGGCTGGAGGGTAAAACCGGCACACCCGTCATCGGGCCGGACGTTCTCGATACCTACCGCGCCGGATACGCTCCCGACCCGGCGGACACGCGCGCCGCCGAAGATGAACCGGCGATGGTCCTGTTCACGTCCGGCACCACCGGGCGCGCCAAGGGGGCCACAATCAGCCACCGCAACCTATGCACCTGCGCGCGCCAGCTCGCCTACATGAACGAACTGGGCCTGACCATCGCGGCGCGCAATCGCGGCATTCCGCTTGACGTGATCAAGCAGCACACCCCGCGCCATGCCCCGCTGCTCATCGTGCCCATGTTCCACATCTCGGGCATCACCCAGATGATCACGACGCTCCAGGACGGCGGGCTGCTGGCCGGCATGCGCCGCTGGGACCCGGCCAATGCGATGGACCTGATCGAACGGGCCAAGGTGACCCAGGTCTCGGGCCCCAGCCTGGTCATGGCGGACCTGCTTGCCCTGCCCCGCGCGAAGGAACGCATGGCTTCCGTCTCGAGCCTGGTGGTATCCGGTCAGGCGAGCCCCATTGCGCTTACCGAACGCATGCGCCGGGACTTTCCCCGCGCCTCCCAGGCGGCCGGTTGGGGCATGACCGAATTGACCGGCACTGCGGCAAGTTGCTCGGGAGCGGTCTTTGCCGAGCATCCCGGCAAGGTCGGCGTTCCTCTCCCGCTCGCGGAAATCGCCATCCGAGCGCCCGATGGATCGGATCGCCCGGTCGGCGAAGTGGGCGAGATCGCGGTGCGCGGACCCACGGTGATGACGGGATACTGGGGCCTTCCCGAGGCGAACGAGGCCAGTTTCGACGGGGAGTGGTTCCTCACCGGCGACCTGGGCATGTTCGACGGGAGTGGCCTGCTGTCCATCGTCGACCGCGCAAAGGACATGGTGATCAGCGCAGGCGAGAACATCTATTGCGCGGAAGTGGAGCGCGTGCTCGCCATGATCGAGGATCATCAGGAAGTCGCGCTGTTCGGCGTTGCGGACGAGCGGCTGGGCGAACGCGCCATTGCCGCGATGGTCTTTGCCCCGGATTGCCCCGAAGGACCGGGCCTCGACGCCATTCGCGCCCATGCCAGTGCGCATCTCGCCGATTACAAGGTGCCGACCGAGATCGTGTTCGACCTCGGTCCGCTGCCGCGCAACAGCACCGGAAAAGTGGACAAGGCCGCGCTGCGCAAGCGTTACGAGGCGCGCGCCCGGACCCCTGCGGCCTGA
- a CDS encoding amidohydrolase family protein, giving the protein MPRPKDIGVIDLMMGIPTSGDNKEMYEFLKPLLMDEQSRKMFSMPAQYMFKDIPQSGDEEDKVAWVVGQMDAHGVERAMTGISSGNTDRAEAIRRFPGRFLLSYECNPNLGMEEVRKIRQLKREQGIVAVTCFPAGINPQVPINDKRLYPIYAACVEEGLPFFCTTGVCGPRIPSMCQKTELIEEVVWFFPELKFVMRHGAEPWEDLAVKLMLKYPNLYYSTSAFAPKHYPKAIVDFANKRGSDKILYAGYFPMGLSLERIMQELDDVPLRDEVWPKFLRGNALKLFGLEDAR; this is encoded by the coding sequence ATGCCAAGACCCAAGGATATCGGCGTTATCGACCTGATGATGGGAATCCCCACGTCGGGCGACAACAAGGAAATGTACGAATTCCTCAAGCCCCTGCTGATGGACGAGCAGAGCCGCAAGATGTTCTCGATGCCTGCGCAATACATGTTCAAGGACATCCCCCAGTCCGGCGACGAGGAGGACAAGGTCGCCTGGGTCGTCGGCCAGATGGACGCGCACGGGGTGGAGCGCGCGATGACCGGGATTTCATCCGGCAACACCGACCGGGCCGAGGCGATACGCCGCTTTCCCGGCCGTTTCCTGCTCAGTTACGAATGCAACCCTAACCTCGGCATGGAGGAAGTGCGCAAGATTCGCCAGCTGAAGCGCGAACAGGGCATCGTCGCGGTCACCTGCTTTCCCGCCGGCATCAACCCCCAGGTGCCAATCAACGACAAGCGACTCTATCCGATCTACGCCGCCTGCGTCGAGGAAGGGCTACCGTTCTTCTGCACGACCGGCGTTTGCGGACCGCGCATTCCCAGCATGTGCCAGAAAACCGAACTGATCGAGGAAGTCGTCTGGTTCTTCCCGGAACTGAAATTCGTCATGCGGCACGGTGCCGAGCCATGGGAAGACCTGGCGGTCAAGCTGATGCTGAAATATCCGAACCTGTATTACAGCACCTCGGCCTTTGCGCCCAAGCACTACCCCAAGGCGATCGTCGATTTCGCGAACAAGCGCGGGTCGGACAAGATCCTCTATGCCGGGTATTTCCCGATGGGCCTCAGCCTCGAACGGATCATGCAGGAACTGGATGACGTGCCCTTGCGCGACGAGGTGTGGCCCAAGTTCCTGCGCGGCAATGCACTGAAGCTGTTCGGGCTGGAGGATGCCCGGTGA
- a CDS encoding acyl-CoA dehydrogenase family protein — MPADPDAFRTAVRAWLEENCPPGARGLAQTPANSVWGGRNPTFPSEDQRIWMERMAERGWTVPEWPTEYGGGGLNKRQAAILAQEMQRIKAHSPLASLGIWMLGPALLEFGTEQQKKKYLPDIARGKIRWAQGYSEPGAGSDLASVQTRGELKDGQWVVNGQKIWTTNGDKCDMIFALVRTEPEAPKHLGISLLLIDMDQPGVTTRPIELLNGDAHFTATFFDDATSDADNIVGERGQGWSVAKFLLGHERAMIGSSSAGGLNESLPDAVRRTLGVEALREDPALRHEIAKNLIGSWVLDIAMERLGDQARARAMNPHTPSVLKLIGTELNYRRSELMTALNGIERMTLGDSDTRHWLAAPANCIAGGSNEIQLNILAKRALELPEQK, encoded by the coding sequence ATGCCTGCCGATCCCGACGCCTTCCGAACGGCGGTTCGCGCCTGGCTGGAAGAAAACTGCCCGCCCGGTGCGCGCGGCCTTGCCCAGACCCCCGCCAACAGTGTCTGGGGCGGGCGCAATCCCACCTTTCCCAGCGAAGACCAGCGCATCTGGATGGAGCGCATGGCCGAACGCGGCTGGACCGTGCCCGAATGGCCCACAGAATATGGCGGCGGCGGCCTGAACAAGCGGCAGGCCGCAATCCTCGCTCAGGAAATGCAGCGCATCAAGGCGCACTCACCGCTTGCCAGCCTTGGCATCTGGATGCTTGGCCCGGCCCTGCTGGAGTTCGGCACCGAACAGCAGAAAAAGAAATACCTGCCCGATATCGCGAGGGGCAAGATCCGGTGGGCGCAAGGCTATTCGGAACCGGGAGCCGGATCCGACCTGGCCAGCGTGCAGACCCGCGGCGAACTGAAAGACGGCCAATGGGTGGTGAACGGCCAGAAGATCTGGACCACCAATGGCGACAAGTGCGACATGATCTTCGCGCTGGTGCGTACCGAGCCCGAGGCGCCCAAGCATCTGGGCATCAGCCTCCTGCTTATCGACATGGACCAGCCCGGCGTCACCACCCGGCCTATCGAACTGCTCAATGGCGACGCGCATTTCACCGCGACGTTCTTCGACGATGCGACGAGCGATGCCGACAATATCGTGGGCGAACGCGGCCAGGGCTGGAGCGTGGCCAAATTCCTGCTGGGCCACGAACGCGCAATGATCGGCTCTTCCTCTGCCGGCGGGCTGAACGAATCGCTTCCGGATGCAGTGCGCAGGACGCTGGGTGTCGAAGCCCTGCGCGAAGATCCCGCACTGCGTCACGAAATCGCGAAGAACCTGATCGGAAGCTGGGTCCTGGACATCGCGATGGAGCGCCTGGGCGACCAGGCCCGCGCCCGCGCCATGAATCCGCATACCCCTTCGGTTCTGAAACTGATCGGCACCGAACTCAATTACCGGCGCAGCGAGCTGATGACGGCGCTGAACGGAATCGAGCGCATGACCCTGGGCGACAGCGATACGCGTCACTGGCTGGCGGCTCCGGCCAACTGCATCGCTGGCGGCTCCAACGAGATCCAGCTCAACATCCTTGCCAAGCGTGCACTCGAACTGCCGGAGCAAAAATGA
- a CDS encoding acyl-CoA dehydrogenase family protein, giving the protein MALVPTEAETMLADAARGLLDRSAPVSAFRALRDSGDPLKYSRDLLAKLAQNGLVAANIAEEDGGVGMGACAAGIIAEQAAHTLAAAPLLSASLAAELIGRLGSEEQRRDLLGAIMAGELVVAVALDEAVRHDPAKLATVAAGAGDACTLTGRKTAVIDAVGANRLLVSARAGDTVRLFLVDPATQGCTISAIDTIDGRNIGVVALDGAAGLPVGEDAGDAIAATLDLGRALLGAELLGLADHAFDATVAYLKEREQFGRKIGTYQALQHRTARLYARLDLARGVVLKALRAIDEAAAEASLLASLSKAVMTELCRDVMVEAVQMHGGIGVTDEFDIGLYYKRARVSGELLGDDRFHVERLARLKWEI; this is encoded by the coding sequence ATGGCCCTGGTGCCGACCGAAGCCGAAACAATGCTGGCCGACGCGGCCAGAGGTCTGCTGGACCGTTCCGCCCCCGTCAGCGCCTTCCGGGCGCTGCGCGACAGCGGCGATCCGCTGAAATACAGCCGCGATCTGCTGGCAAAACTGGCGCAAAATGGGCTGGTCGCCGCCAACATCGCCGAAGAGGACGGCGGCGTCGGCATGGGAGCCTGTGCAGCGGGCATCATCGCCGAGCAGGCAGCCCACACACTTGCGGCCGCACCCCTGCTGAGCGCGTCGCTCGCCGCCGAACTGATCGGGCGGCTTGGCAGCGAAGAGCAGCGGCGCGACCTGCTGGGCGCGATCATGGCAGGTGAACTCGTGGTGGCCGTCGCATTGGACGAGGCGGTGCGCCACGATCCGGCAAAGCTGGCAACGGTGGCCGCCGGTGCCGGCGATGCCTGCACGCTGACGGGCCGGAAGACGGCCGTGATCGATGCCGTGGGCGCCAACCGCCTGCTGGTTTCCGCCCGAGCCGGCGACACGGTACGCCTGTTCCTTGTCGATCCCGCGACGCAAGGCTGCACGATCAGCGCGATCGACACGATCGACGGGCGCAACATCGGCGTGGTCGCACTCGACGGCGCCGCCGGCCTCCCGGTCGGCGAGGATGCCGGCGATGCGATTGCCGCCACGCTGGATCTGGGCCGCGCGCTGCTCGGCGCGGAGCTGCTGGGCCTCGCCGATCACGCCTTCGATGCAACCGTCGCATACCTGAAGGAGCGCGAGCAGTTCGGTCGCAAGATCGGCACCTACCAAGCGCTCCAACATCGCACCGCGCGCCTCTATGCGCGGCTCGATCTGGCTCGCGGCGTAGTGCTGAAGGCGCTGCGCGCGATCGACGAAGCCGCGGCGGAGGCAAGCCTTCTCGCCAGCCTTTCGAAAGCGGTGATGACCGAGCTGTGCAGGGACGTGATGGTGGAAGCGGTGCAGATGCACGGCGGCATCGGCGTCACCGATGAATTCGATATCGGCCTCTACTACAAGCGCGCGCGCGTATCCGGCGAACTGCTCGGCGATGACAGGTTCCACGTCGAACGGCTCGCCCGGCTCAAGTGGGAAATCTGA
- a CDS encoding Rieske 2Fe-2S domain-containing protein, translated as MTPESKDNASAQRTATDAYLPEMSGEELIAWRMAEMTDRPDPDARNMQDEFAMGWYCVAYSDELAVGEVKPIRYFGQDLALWRGEDGEARVIDAYCAHYGANMAVGGKVHGNLLECPFHAWRWDETGACKEIPYSRAVPPKAKKADCVPAWPTAEVNGMVMVWYHSERAEPQWQPVRFEDAYNDDWTEFRKYEWHVYSALENIADNAVDVSHFKYVHGAMTVPEYEFEFDGIARKITSHLTMQTPRGEVAGKIESVNYGPGQGFVRFSGITDTIMFSATCPVERDKTHNRMAFSQPKANVDGPMAGLTRAIIKNITRQFDQDKVILDRHIRVEPPMVCEGDGPFGRNRIYYSQFYPSRNKDRPAAA; from the coding sequence ATGACGCCTGAATCCAAAGACAACGCTTCCGCACAACGCACAGCGACCGACGCCTATCTGCCCGAAATGTCGGGTGAGGAACTGATCGCCTGGCGCATGGCGGAAATGACGGACCGGCCCGATCCCGATGCGCGCAACATGCAGGACGAGTTTGCGATGGGCTGGTACTGCGTGGCCTATTCGGACGAACTGGCGGTCGGCGAGGTCAAGCCGATCCGCTATTTCGGTCAGGACCTGGCCCTGTGGCGCGGCGAGGATGGCGAGGCTCGCGTGATCGACGCCTACTGTGCGCATTACGGTGCGAACATGGCGGTGGGCGGCAAAGTGCACGGCAACCTGCTGGAATGCCCTTTCCACGCCTGGCGATGGGATGAAACGGGCGCCTGCAAGGAAATCCCCTATTCGCGCGCGGTTCCGCCCAAGGCCAAGAAGGCGGATTGCGTTCCCGCCTGGCCAACGGCCGAAGTGAACGGCATGGTCATGGTCTGGTACCATTCCGAACGTGCCGAGCCCCAGTGGCAGCCGGTCAGGTTCGAGGACGCTTACAACGACGATTGGACAGAGTTTCGCAAGTACGAATGGCACGTCTATTCCGCGCTGGAAAACATCGCCGACAATGCGGTCGACGTAAGCCACTTCAAATACGTGCACGGCGCCATGACCGTTCCGGAATACGAGTTCGAGTTCGATGGCATCGCGCGCAAGATCACCTCGCATCTGACGATGCAAACTCCGCGCGGCGAGGTGGCCGGCAAGATCGAATCGGTGAACTACGGCCCCGGCCAGGGCTTTGTGCGCTTTTCGGGCATCACGGATACCATCATGTTCAGCGCGACATGTCCGGTCGAGCGCGACAAGACGCACAATCGCATGGCCTTCAGCCAACCCAAGGCGAATGTCGACGGTCCAATGGCAGGGCTGACCCGCGCCATCATCAAGAACATCACGCGCCAGTTCGATCAGGACAAGGTGATCCTCGATCGTCACATCCGCGTGGAACCACCGATGGTCTGCGAAGGCGACGGCCCCTTCGGACGCAACCGCATCTATTATAGCCAGTTCTATCCCAGCCGGAACAAGGACAGGCCAGCGGCCGCCTGA
- a CDS encoding nuclear transport factor 2 family protein, whose protein sequence is MARAPETLQALLDRQAITDRIHDYARSMDRLDGPLGKSCFHEDAIADYGEQMFVGGGHEFVDMCMKVHPAFAAHAHQFSNIRIWLDGPDKARSETYCDVTLRRIGEDGTPYDIRNLGRYVDNWEKREGEWRIARRRYLVDMDQSGPNAGTFETTGKRDRTDPSYFGQ, encoded by the coding sequence TTGGCGCGGGCGCCGGAGACATTGCAGGCGCTGCTGGACAGGCAGGCCATCACGGACAGGATCCACGACTACGCCCGTTCGATGGACCGTCTGGATGGCCCCTTGGGCAAGTCCTGTTTCCACGAGGATGCCATCGCCGATTACGGCGAACAGATGTTCGTCGGCGGCGGCCATGAATTCGTCGACATGTGCATGAAAGTGCACCCCGCGTTCGCGGCGCACGCGCACCAGTTTTCGAACATCCGCATCTGGCTGGACGGACCCGACAAGGCGCGAAGCGAGACTTATTGCGATGTGACCCTTCGCCGCATCGGCGAAGACGGAACCCCTTACGACATCCGCAATCTTGGCCGCTACGTCGACAATTGGGAAAAGCGCGAGGGCGAATGGCGCATTGCCAGGCGCCGGTACCTTGTGGATATGGATCAGAGCGGACCCAATGCCGGCACATTCGAAACCACCGGCAAGCGCGACCGCACGGATCCAAGCTATTTCGGCCAATAA
- a CDS encoding N-acyl-D-amino-acid deacylase family protein, producing MVMKADMLVTGGLLVDGTGAAPQVGDVAVADGRIIAVGDVSAIDASGAETLDAQGCIVTPGFVDIHTHYDGQAIWADRLRPSTDHGVTTVVIGNCGVGFAPCRPGDHDALIGLMEGVEDIPGVVMAEGLDWSWESFEDFLDAVDARPHDCDIAAYLPHSPLRVYVMGERGIAREPASESDLSQMRALAARAIDAGALGCATSRLYFHRTADGELIPSFNAGEEELHALAAGIVDAGGGVLQLVPNYENPDVSDELDLMARIATHHEITVTFTGTTSTPGIAEMLERRRARGADLMAQIFPRPIGMVVGLDLSWNPFRFCDAFEPLVPLSASERAARMRDPALRATLIAQQPDIARFPLARQARNFANMFPMTPGFKYEPDASESVADRAAARGVSPEEEAYDLLLEDDGGAMLLVAMGNYVAGNLDSVGALIGHEGTVLGLGDGGAHYALICDASYPTSVLIHWVRDRKTGRIALQDAVRELTSKPASVVGLQDRGILRAGCKADLNVIDLQRLELHLPYAECDLPAGGKRLLQDASGYRATILSGQVTYRDGKPTGALPGKLVRGRQHAPG from the coding sequence ATGGTGATGAAAGCCGACATGCTCGTGACCGGTGGCTTGCTGGTCGATGGTACCGGAGCCGCACCGCAAGTCGGTGATGTGGCCGTCGCGGACGGGCGAATCATCGCCGTCGGGGACGTTTCGGCCATCGATGCGAGCGGTGCTGAAACCCTCGACGCGCAGGGCTGTATCGTCACGCCGGGTTTCGTCGACATTCACACCCATTACGACGGCCAGGCAATATGGGCCGATCGCTTGCGGCCCAGCACCGACCATGGCGTCACCACGGTCGTCATCGGCAATTGCGGCGTCGGCTTTGCGCCATGCCGGCCGGGCGACCACGATGCCCTGATTGGCCTGATGGAAGGTGTGGAAGACATTCCCGGCGTCGTGATGGCCGAAGGGCTGGACTGGTCCTGGGAAAGTTTCGAGGACTTCCTAGATGCCGTGGACGCGCGGCCGCACGACTGCGACATTGCCGCCTATCTGCCGCATTCCCCCTTGCGGGTTTACGTGATGGGCGAACGCGGGATTGCGCGCGAACCCGCGAGCGAGAGCGATCTTTCGCAGATGCGGGCCCTTGCCGCCCGTGCCATCGATGCGGGCGCGCTGGGCTGCGCGACATCGCGCCTGTATTTCCACCGTACGGCCGATGGCGAGCTGATTCCCAGCTTCAACGCAGGCGAGGAGGAACTGCATGCACTTGCCGCAGGGATCGTCGATGCCGGCGGCGGTGTGCTGCAGCTCGTCCCCAACTACGAGAATCCGGATGTAAGCGACGAGCTCGATCTGATGGCGCGGATTGCAACTCACCACGAGATCACCGTGACTTTTACCGGCACCACGTCAACGCCGGGAATTGCCGAGATGCTCGAGCGGCGGCGCGCGCGGGGGGCCGATCTCATGGCGCAGATCTTTCCGCGGCCGATCGGCATGGTGGTGGGCCTTGACCTTTCGTGGAACCCGTTCCGCTTCTGCGACGCCTTCGAGCCCCTTGTCCCGCTGTCGGCAAGCGAGAGGGCAGCGCGGATGCGCGATCCGGCCCTGCGCGCGACCTTGATTGCGCAGCAGCCCGACATCGCTCGTTTTCCGCTGGCCCGGCAGGCACGCAATTTCGCCAATATGTTCCCGATGACGCCGGGCTTCAAATACGAGCCCGATGCATCCGAAAGCGTGGCGGACCGCGCCGCTGCGCGCGGTGTCAGCCCCGAGGAAGAAGCCTATGACCTTCTGCTCGAGGATGACGGCGGGGCAATGCTATTGGTTGCAATGGGCAATTATGTCGCGGGAAATCTGGATAGCGTGGGGGCGCTGATCGGCCATGAGGGCACTGTGCTGGGCCTTGGCGATGGCGGCGCGCATTACGCGCTGATCTGCGATGCAAGCTATCCAACGAGCGTGCTTATCCATTGGGTGCGCGATCGCAAGACGGGACGGATCGCGCTGCAGGACGCCGTGCGTGAATTGACCAGCAAGCCTGCATCGGTGGTGGGACTGCAGGATCGCGGCATTCTGCGCGCAGGCTGCAAGGCAGATCTCAACGTCATCGACCTCCAGCGGCTGGAACTGCATCTGCCTTATGCCGAATGCGACCTGCCCGCTGGCGGAAAGCGCCTGCTCCAGGACGCCTCGGGTTATCGCGCCACGATCCTTTCAGGGCAGGTCACCTATCGTGATGGCAAGCCGACCGGCGCGCTGCCGGGTAAACTGGTCCGCGGCCGCCAGCACGCGCCTGGCTAG
- a CDS encoding MFS transporter, protein MKAGLFKWYRGWTMVAMGIVMVMLSVGSVVYGYSIYLTPVSKELGLARETANVGIVFQHIGSALLAPVIGRILDFVKVRTVVAFCGLALGAGLIGLGFGDALWAKAVLLVLPLSLGLAGAGAVASYVLVARWFKVHRGRAMTIVAFGQSAASVIVAPLIAMLIEEFGWREALLIQGIFVGAAMLLIAAGLVDRPAEGEHEPLGKAVPVPEADLHDKGEIGHPLTLRQIASSPVFWMLAAIVSATLAVVQASIASLVPLATGRGISLVQATTLLSMLGISGIFGKTVLAIVADRFQRITLITVAIAIIMCFTLSLTVDAGFAGLAASSLMAGMAIGGFFPMYSALLADVFGAHSLGTTEGLVAPAISLSSAGAIYLAGVTYDVSGDYRLTFLIFSAILLGALVLSATVRLFGNLHEVRPKPV, encoded by the coding sequence ATGAAGGCCGGGCTCTTCAAGTGGTACCGGGGTTGGACCATGGTTGCCATGGGCATCGTCATGGTCATGCTGAGCGTAGGCTCGGTGGTTTATGGGTACAGCATTTACCTTACACCCGTATCGAAGGAGCTTGGACTTGCACGTGAGACGGCCAATGTCGGCATTGTCTTCCAGCACATCGGCTCTGCCTTGTTGGCCCCGGTCATCGGGCGAATCCTCGATTTCGTGAAAGTCAGGACGGTCGTGGCCTTCTGCGGTCTGGCGCTGGGCGCCGGGCTGATCGGGCTGGGCTTCGGGGACGCGCTCTGGGCCAAGGCGGTTCTTCTGGTGCTTCCCCTCTCGCTGGGCCTTGCTGGCGCGGGAGCGGTTGCCAGCTACGTCCTCGTGGCGCGCTGGTTCAAGGTGCATCGCGGCCGGGCGATGACCATCGTCGCATTCGGCCAATCCGCTGCAAGCGTCATCGTCGCACCGCTCATCGCCATGTTGATCGAGGAGTTCGGTTGGCGCGAGGCCCTGTTGATTCAGGGTATCTTCGTGGGCGCCGCGATGCTGCTGATCGCAGCCGGCCTGGTCGACAGGCCCGCCGAAGGAGAGCACGAACCGCTGGGCAAGGCAGTGCCGGTGCCCGAGGCCGACCTTCACGACAAAGGCGAAATCGGACATCCCCTGACGCTCAGGCAAATTGCCTCGAGCCCGGTATTCTGGATGCTTGCCGCCATCGTCTCCGCGACGCTGGCGGTGGTTCAGGCCAGCATTGCAAGCCTTGTGCCGCTGGCCACCGGGCGGGGGATATCGCTGGTGCAGGCAACCACTCTGCTTTCGATGCTCGGCATTTCAGGCATCTTCGGCAAGACGGTGCTGGCCATCGTGGCCGACCGGTTCCAGCGCATCACACTGATTACCGTGGCCATCGCGATCATCATGTGCTTCACGCTGAGCCTGACGGTCGATGCCGGTTTTGCAGGCCTTGCCGCTTCGAGCCTCATGGCGGGAATGGCGATCGGCGGGTTCTTCCCGATGTACTCGGCGCTGCTTGCAGACGTCTTCGGCGCCCATTCGCTGGGCACTACCGAAGGGCTGGTGGCGCCCGCCATTTCACTCTCTTCGGCAGGGGCGATCTATCTCGCCGGTGTGACGTACGACGTAAGCGGCGATTATCGGCTGACCTTCCTGATCTTCTCGGCAATCCTGCTGGGCGCGCTCGTGCTGTCAGCGACGGTGCGCCTCTTCGGCAATCTGCATGAGGTCCGGCCCAAGCCGGTGTAA